A window of Fragaria vesca subsp. vesca linkage group LG7, FraVesHawaii_1.0, whole genome shotgun sequence contains these coding sequences:
- the LOC101307248 gene encoding tubulin-specific chaperone A-like isoform 2 has product MATLRNLKIKTGTCKRLVKEFHSYEKEVEREAAKTADMKDKGADPYDLKQQENVLAESRMMIPDCRKRLEASLADLKGTLAELEEELNQKEGPEIEEARTIIAEVDKLFQTTEA; this is encoded by the exons ATGGCAACTCTAAGGAATCTGAAAATCAAGACTGGGACTTGCAAGCGCCTGGTTAAGGAGTTCCATTCTTATGAGAAGGAGGTTGAGAGAGAAGCTGCCAAGACAGCTGACATGAAGGATAAAGGAGCTGATCCTTATGACCTCAAGCAACAG GAAAATGTGCTGGCTGAATCAAGGATGATGATCCCCGACTGTCGAAAGCGCCTGGAGGCCTCACTAGCTGACTTAAAAGGAACTTTG GCTGAGTTGGAAGAAGAGTTGAACCAGAAGGAAGGCCCTGAAATTGAAGAAGCTCGAACAATTATTGCAGAAGTTGATAAGCTGTTCCAGACAACAGAAGCCTAG
- the LOC101299247 gene encoding RNA polymerase II C-terminal domain phosphatase-like 4-like: MDARISQAEFAHPDELDEEFDSFPTSRPSDIGRMSDLELIDHRAKRLKAETDVDETPLRFGYIPKGLVVSSDEIDRIRNQNTKNLLLNHKKLHLVLDLDHTLLNSTCLDDLSPDEEYLKTQTQADHSLQYVSIVETPSMRLMTKLRPYIRTFLHQASQMFELSVYTMGSRDYALEMVKLLDPANLIFGGRIISRSDSTVRDRKSLDVLLARESNVVIIDDKKDVWATDNQENVIVMPRYHFFRSSCQEFGLRNVKPYSELKSDECDRYGGAYLASVLQLLRHIHILFFNEVESQDLVDRDVRPVLQILKKQVLNGCKIVFSHVFPLSVEASTHPLWKMAGQLGATCSTEFDADVTHVVAVDARTQKSIRAVREGKFLVNPQWIHITNIMWQRQPEDDFPCH; this comes from the exons ATGGATGCTCGGATTTCACAGGCGGAGTTTGCACATCCGGATGAATTGGATGAGGAATTCGACAGCTTCCCTACAAGCCGACCCTCTGACATTGGGAGAATGAG TGATCTAGAGTTGATAGATCATAGAGCCAAAAGGCTTAAGGCAGAGACTGATGTTGATGAAACCCCTCTGAGATTTGGGTATATACCCAAGGGTTTAGTTGTTAGCAGTGATGAGATTGATCGAATACGCAATCAAAACACCAAAAACTTACTCTTGAACCATAAAAAACTTCACCTGGTGCTTGATTTAGACCACACCCTGCTTAATAGTACCTGTCTTGATGATTTGTCACCCGATGAAGAGTATTTGAAGACCCAAACCCAGGCTGATCATTCTCTGCAGTATGTTAGCATTGTCGAGACTCCTAGTATGAGGTTGATGACCAAGTTGAGGCCGTACATTAGGACATTCCTACACCAAGCCAGTCAAATGTTTGAGTTGTCTGTTTACACGATGGGTAGTCGGGATTATGCTTTGGAAATGGTGAAGCTACTTGATCCTGCAAACCTGATCTTTGGTGGTAGGATCATATCACGTAGCGATAGCACAGTAAGAGATAGGAAAAGTTTAGATGTCTTGCTTGCGCGAGAATCTAATGTTGTGATCATTGATGATAAGAAAGATGTATGGGCAACTGACAATCAGGAGAATGTTATTGTAATGCCTAGGTACCATTTTTTTAGGTCTAGTTGTCAAGAGTTTGGCCTAAGGAATGTTAAGCCTTATTCTGAGTTGAAGAGTGACGAATGCGATCGGTATGGAGGAGCTTATCTTGCAAGTGTGCTTCAGCTTCTTAGGCATATCCACATTTTATTCTTTAACGAAGTTGAGTCTCAAGATCTTGTTGATAGAGATGTCAGACCAGTGTTACAAATTCTGAAGAAGCAAGTTTTGAATGGGTGTAAGATCGTTTTCAGCCATGTTTTCCCCTTGAGTGTCGAGGCATCAACTCATCCTTTGTGGAAGATGGCTGGGCAATTGGGTGCTACTTGTTCAACAGAGTTTGATGCAGATGTCACGCATGTGGTTGCAGTAGACGCTCGAACCCAGAAGTCAATTCGTGCAGTTAGAGAAGGAAAGTTTTTAGTAAATCCGCAATGGATTCATATCACGAATATTATGTGGCAAAGGCAACCTGAGGATGATTTCCCATGTCATTAG